One segment of Trachemys scripta elegans isolate TJP31775 chromosome 1, CAS_Tse_1.0, whole genome shotgun sequence DNA contains the following:
- the LOC117888447 gene encoding olfactory receptor 52R1-like, which yields MSDSNTTDFTNPSTFILLGIPGLEAAHVWISIAFCTMYIIAILGNFIILFIVRTEPSLHGPMYYFLCMLAVSDLVLTTSTLPKLLSIFWFNSREIEFSACLTQLFFVHCFSGIESGIFVAMALDRYVAICHPLRHSTILTNLVVAKIGLAVVLRSVILALPYPFLTRQWPYCRTNIIPHTHCEHMAVVKLSCADIRISNYYGLFALSFRVGLDLFFITVSYIQILRAIFSLPTKDARLKTFGTCSSHLCAILAFYIPGLFSSLSYRFGHNVPLHFHILLANVYLLVPPVLNPIIYGVRTKQIRDRLLRLLPHKGIQLLSWFSGSQTALHAQLAGDLVQGPLP from the coding sequence atgtcagattccaacacaactgacttcaccaacccctccaccttcatcctgctgggcattcctggcctggaggcagcccatgtctggatctccatcgCCTTCTGTACCATGTATATCATAGCCATTTTAGGGAACTTTATCATCCTATTCATTGTGAGGACGGAGCCGAGCCTCCATGgacccatgtactatttcctctgtaTGCTGGCTGTCAGCGACCTCGTCCTAACTACATCTACTCTGCCCAAACTGCTGAGCATTTTCTGGTTTAATTCCAGGGAGATAGAATTCAGTGCCTGCCTTACCCAGCTGTTCTTCGTTCACTGCTTCTCAGGGATTGAGTCTGGGATCTTCGTGGCCATGGCTTTGgatcgctatgtggccatctgccatcccctgagacattccaccatcctgacaaatCTCGTGGTGGCCAAGATTGGCCTGGCTGTGGTGCTGCGCAGTGTCATACTCGCATTACCCTATCCCTTCCTGACGAGgcagtggccatattgcagaaccaacatcatcccccacaCGCACTGTGAGCATATGGCCGTGGTGAAGCTATCCTGTGCTGACATCCGCATCAGTAATTACTACGGCCTCTTTGCACTATCCTTTAGGGTTGGTCTGGATTTGTTTTTTATCACTGTGTCCTAtatccagatcctcagggccatcttcagTCTCCCCACAAAAGACGCccggctcaagacttttgggacctgcagctcccatctcTGTGCCATCTTAGCCTTTTACATCCCAGGTCTCTTCTCCTCTCTTTCATACAGGTTTGGGCACAATGTACCCCTGCATTTCCACATTCTCCTTGCCAATGTGTACTTATTGGTGCCCCCCGTGTTAAACCCCATTATCTACGgtgtgaggaccaaacagatccgggacaggctgctccGGCTCTTACCACATAAAGGAATTCAACTTCTCTCCTGGTTCTCTGGCTCTCAGACTGCGCTCCATGCACAGTTGGCTGGTGACCTGGTGCAGGGCCCTCTTCCCTGA